The nucleotide sequence CGAGAGTGCTGCAGAGAAACTGGGCGTTGAACCCTTCGAGGTCTTCGAGACTGCGATGAAGAACGTTACCCCCAACATCGAGGTACGTCCGCGCAGGGTCGGCGGAGCAACGTATCAGGTGCCCGTAGAGGTTACGCCTGAACGCGGAGTGCAGCTGTCCATCCGCTGGATAGTCTCATTCGCCAGAGCCAAAAAGGGAATGCCCATGAGTGAACGGCTTATGCGCGAGCTTATGGATGCCTACAAGAACGAGGGAGCTTCCATCAAGAGGCGTGATGACACTCACAGGATGGCGGAAGCTAACCGCGCGTTTGCGCATTACCGTTGGTAAACGGGTAAGGGTGTAGTTTTTTGCAGGACATAACTAGAGTACGTAATATAGGGATAGCGGCTCACATCGACGCGGGCAAAACCACGACCAGCGAGCGTATTCTGTATTACACAGGAAGCAATTACAAGGTCGGCGAAGTTCACGAAGGCACAGCCACGATGGACTGGATGGAACAGGAGCGCGAGAGGGGAATCACAATCACCTCAGCGGCTACGACGTGTGCGTGGAAGGGTCATACTATCAACTTGATTGATACGCCAGGCCACGTGGATTTTACGGTCGAGGTTGAACGCTCAATGCGTGTTCTTGACGGGGCTGTCGCGGTGTTCTGTGCCGTCGGAGGAGTCGAACCGCAGTCAGAAACGGTCTGGCGGCAGGCGGACAAGTACCACGTTCCGCGTGTTGCGTTCGTCAACAAGATGGACAGGATCGGTGCGGACTTCTCGGCAGTCGTGAAGGCCATGCACGAGAGGCTCGGGGCAAATGCGATACCGCTTCAGCTTCCGATAGGTGCAGAGGACGACTTTAAAGGAGTAGTAGACCTTATAGAGCAGAAGGCTTTGTTCTTCTCGGGAGTACTTGGCCAGCCGCCCCGCGAGGGAGTGATTCCCGCAGAGCTGGCGATGGAGGCCAAGCAGGGTCGTGAAGCAATCGTCGAAGCTCTCGCAGACTTCAGCGATGACGTTATGACCCTGTACCTTGAAGGGAAGCCGGTAAGCTCGGAGCTGATTCGCAAGACGCTTC is from Synergistaceae bacterium and encodes:
- the rpsG gene encoding 30S ribosomal protein S7, whose protein sequence is MSRKGHIKKREPLPDIRFNNQAAGRFISALMQGGKRSVAEKIFYGALESAAEKLGVEPFEVFETAMKNVTPNIEVRPRRVGGATYQVPVEVTPERGVQLSIRWIVSFARAKKGMPMSERLMRELMDAYKNEGASIKRRDDTHRMAEANRAFAHYRW